A genomic window from Halorussus rarus includes:
- a CDS encoding heavy-metal-associated domain-containing protein, whose protein sequence is MAKQITVEGMSCGGCEENVENALRDLPGVTDAEADNESSSVTIEGDASDEDIATAVEDAGYTPKV, encoded by the coding sequence ATGGCGAAACAGATAACCGTCGAGGGCATGAGCTGCGGCGGCTGCGAGGAGAACGTCGAGAACGCGCTCCGGGACCTGCCGGGCGTGACCGACGCCGAGGCCGACAACGAGTCGAGCAGCGTGACCATCGAAGGCGACGCCAGCGACGAGGACATCGCGACCGCGGTCGAGGACGCCGGCTACACGCCGAAGGTCTGA
- a CDS encoding DUF4396 domain-containing protein, whose translation MGIQQALQNVLTNPTYLTAWGVVVAVSLAALVWDLWRNNSELKSLMKFVWGFTVLYSGPLGLLGYWYSGRTQIDHDSFWRKGFRSVSHCYSGCGTGEVLGVSMAVGLFAFKTTGTVILTFSLAYFFGYLLTVGPLMQEGVGLGEALKDALYSETASITVMEVVAISTDIWLAGEAGLGDVLFWTSLVFSLTLGLLAAYPVNLLLIHFGVKEGMMNPAKMGAEMGA comes from the coding sequence ATGGGAATCCAACAGGCGTTGCAGAACGTCCTGACGAACCCCACCTACCTCACGGCGTGGGGCGTCGTCGTCGCGGTCTCGCTCGCGGCCCTCGTCTGGGACCTCTGGCGGAACAACTCGGAGCTCAAGAGCCTGATGAAGTTCGTCTGGGGGTTCACGGTGCTGTACTCCGGGCCGCTCGGACTCCTGGGCTACTGGTACTCCGGTCGGACCCAGATCGACCACGACTCGTTCTGGCGCAAGGGGTTCCGGTCGGTCAGTCACTGCTACTCGGGCTGTGGCACCGGCGAGGTGCTCGGGGTCTCCATGGCAGTGGGTCTCTTCGCCTTCAAGACGACCGGGACCGTGATCCTCACCTTCTCGTTGGCGTACTTCTTCGGCTACCTGCTGACGGTCGGGCCGCTGATGCAGGAGGGCGTCGGCCTCGGCGAGGCGCTGAAGGACGCCCTCTACTCCGAGACCGCGAGCATCACGGTGATGGAGGTCGTCGCCATCAGCACCGACATCTGGCTCGCCGGCGAGGCCGGACTGGGCGACGTGCTGTTCTGGACCTCGCTGGTGTTCTCGCTGACGCTGGGCTTGCTCGCGGCCTATCCGGTCAACCTCCTGCTCATCCACTTCGGCGTCAAGGAGGGGATGATGAACCCCGCGAAGATGGGGGCCGAGATGGGCGCCTGA
- a CDS encoding four-helix bundle copper-binding protein has protein sequence MALSELDLSDTEEECIDNCFEAVQACEWCADECLDEDMDMSRCIRLCRDVADLASDHARFMARNSNYSDQLAEACAGACEECAEECRRHDHDHCQTCAEVVERCAESCREMMQQAS, from the coding sequence ATGGCGCTTTCAGAACTCGACCTGAGCGACACCGAGGAGGAGTGCATCGACAACTGCTTCGAAGCCGTCCAGGCGTGCGAGTGGTGCGCCGACGAGTGTCTCGACGAGGACATGGACATGTCCCGGTGCATCCGGCTCTGCCGGGACGTCGCCGACCTCGCGAGCGACCACGCCCGGTTCATGGCGCGCAACTCCAACTACAGCGACCAGCTCGCCGAGGCCTGCGCCGGCGCCTGCGAGGAGTGCGCCGAGGAGTGTCGCCGCCACGACCACGACCACTGCCAGACCTGTGCCGAGGTCGTCGAGCGGTGCGCCGAGTCGTGCCGCGAGATGATGCAGCAGGCGTCCTGA
- the thiD gene encoding bifunctional hydroxymethylpyrimidine kinase/phosphomethylpyrimidine kinase encodes MNGEDTDATTDRDGDVTTDRDGDVTTDRDGDVTTERDDDATTGTRQAAPVDRPVALTVAGSDSGGGAGVQADLKTIEAHGAFGASAVTAVTAQHTRGVESTHVLPAGEVATQVDAVTGDFDVRAAKTGMLATAEIVELVAERAAGADFPVVVDPVMVAAAGDRLLDREAEDAYEDLVAEAALVTPNADEAEVLTGVAVTDRESAVAAGEQLVATGADAALVKGGHVPGETVRDVLVTPDRTRATRHPRIDTDATHGSGCALSAAIAARLALGDDLGEAVEAGVDFVTRAVRYPLDVGEGPGSVHHSVELRNRAARETTAEEVREVVQEFVDADVSALVPEVGMNVVGATPYAEGVEETAAVEGRITRTLSGVKPNRGVRFGASSHVARFLLACREFDPGLRFAANCRFDADVEAALESVGWPVAAYDRESEPDGVKEEEGSTMQWGAKQAFESLEGTPVAVVDRGEVGKEAMTKVIARDADQLTERVLTLRGAV; translated from the coding sequence ATGAATGGCGAGGACACCGACGCGACGACCGACCGAGACGGCGACGTGACGACCGACCGAGACGGCGACGTGACGACCGACCGAGACGGCGACGTGACGACCGAACGGGACGACGACGCGACAACCGGCACCCGCCAGGCGGCCCCGGTCGACAGGCCGGTCGCGCTCACGGTGGCGGGCAGCGACTCGGGCGGCGGCGCGGGCGTGCAGGCCGACCTCAAGACCATCGAAGCCCACGGCGCGTTCGGGGCCAGCGCCGTGACCGCGGTCACGGCCCAGCACACGCGGGGCGTCGAGTCGACCCACGTTCTGCCGGCCGGCGAGGTCGCGACACAGGTCGACGCCGTGACCGGCGACTTCGACGTGCGGGCGGCAAAGACCGGGATGCTCGCCACCGCGGAGATCGTGGAACTGGTGGCCGAGCGCGCCGCCGGGGCGGACTTCCCGGTCGTGGTCGACCCCGTGATGGTCGCCGCCGCGGGCGACCGCCTGCTCGACCGCGAGGCAGAGGACGCTTACGAGGACCTGGTCGCCGAGGCCGCGCTGGTGACGCCCAACGCCGACGAGGCCGAGGTGCTGACCGGCGTGGCGGTGACCGACCGCGAGTCGGCGGTCGCGGCGGGCGAGCAACTGGTCGCGACGGGCGCCGACGCCGCCCTCGTGAAGGGGGGCCACGTCCCCGGCGAGACGGTCCGGGACGTGCTGGTGACACCCGACCGGACCCGCGCGACCCGCCATCCCCGCATCGATACCGACGCGACCCACGGGTCGGGATGCGCGCTCTCGGCCGCAATTGCGGCCCGACTCGCCCTCGGCGACGATCTCGGGGAAGCGGTCGAGGCCGGCGTGGACTTCGTGACCCGGGCGGTCCGCTACCCCCTCGACGTGGGCGAGGGACCGGGGTCGGTGCATCATTCGGTGGAACTGCGGAATCGGGCCGCCCGGGAAACTACGGCCGAAGAGGTCCGTGAGGTCGTTCAGGAGTTCGTCGACGCGGACGTCTCCGCCCTCGTGCCGGAGGTGGGGATGAACGTGGTCGGCGCGACGCCCTACGCCGAAGGCGTCGAGGAGACCGCCGCTGTGGAGGGCCGCATCACCCGGACGCTCTCGGGCGTGAAACCCAATCGCGGCGTGCGCTTCGGCGCGTCGAGCCACGTCGCGCGCTTCCTGCTCGCCTGCCGGGAGTTCGACCCCGGCCTCCGGTTCGCGGCGAACTGCCGGTTCGACGCGGACGTGGAGGCCGCGCTGGAGTCGGTGGGCTGGCCGGTCGCGGCGTACGACCGGGAGTCGGAGCCGGACGGGGTGAAAGAAGAGGAGGGGAGTACGATGCAGTGGGGTGCAAAGCAGGCGTTCGAGTCGCTGGAGGGGACGCCCGTGGCGGTCGTCGACCGCGGCGAGGTGGGGAAAGAGGCGATGACGAAGGTGATTGCGAGGGACGCGGACCAACTGACCGAGCGAGTACTGACGTTGAGAGGCGCCGTTTAG
- a CDS encoding NOG1 family protein, translating to MIFENLPTTPTSEELIDKAFSRASRAGRAKSGAEAQQSMLQTASNILSDNLQNVAAEWPDFDEVDPFYYELADAIVDVDELRQSLSEIQWASRKTHDIGREYQGKLTGDADADRKFRKQGFARLADVVEEVADDLERVGQAHQDLRRLPDIDPEEPTIVVAGYPNVGKSSFVNAVTNARNEIAEYPFTTKGVRVGHFERDHIRYQIVDTPGLLDRPADERNDIENQAVSALTHLADAIVFVVDASGYCGYPLDAQLDLRDALAERFDGVPVLTVCNKADLSTDVEADAYMSVESGENVDAVLDAAVDAVGYEPELPFEDR from the coding sequence ATGATTTTCGAGAACCTGCCGACGACACCCACGTCGGAGGAGCTCATCGACAAGGCGTTCTCGCGGGCGTCGCGGGCCGGCCGTGCCAAGAGCGGCGCCGAGGCCCAGCAGTCGATGCTCCAGACCGCCTCCAACATCCTGAGCGACAACCTCCAGAACGTCGCGGCCGAGTGGCCCGACTTCGACGAGGTCGACCCCTTCTACTACGAACTCGCCGACGCCATCGTCGACGTGGACGAGTTGCGCCAGAGCCTCTCGGAGATACAGTGGGCCAGCCGGAAGACCCACGACATCGGCCGGGAGTACCAGGGCAAGCTCACCGGCGACGCCGACGCCGACCGGAAGTTCCGCAAGCAGGGGTTCGCCCGGCTCGCGGACGTGGTCGAGGAGGTCGCCGACGACCTGGAGCGGGTCGGTCAGGCCCACCAGGACCTCCGGCGGCTCCCCGACATCGACCCCGAGGAGCCGACCATCGTGGTGGCGGGCTACCCCAACGTCGGCAAGTCGTCGTTCGTCAACGCGGTCACGAACGCCCGCAACGAGATCGCCGAGTACCCCTTCACCACCAAGGGCGTCCGGGTCGGCCACTTCGAGCGCGACCACATCCGGTACCAGATCGTCGACACGCCCGGCCTGCTCGACCGGCCGGCCGACGAGCGCAACGACATCGAGAACCAGGCGGTCTCGGCGCTGACCCACCTCGCGGACGCCATCGTCTTCGTCGTCGACGCCAGCGGCTACTGCGGCTACCCCCTCGACGCCCAGCTCGACCTCCGGGACGCGCTCGCCGAGCGGTTCGACGGCGTGCCCGTGCTCACCGTCTGCAACAAGGCGGACCTCTCGACCGACGTCGAGGCGGACGCCTACATGAGCGTCGAGAGCGGCGAGAACGTAGACGCGGTCCTCGACGCCGCGGTCGACGCGGTCGGCTACGAGCCCGAACTCCCCTTCGAGGACCGGTAA
- a CDS encoding TIGR00341 family protein, which translates to MRLIHVLIPEERRGPILGALDSKQIDYAVLETDERTGEEVLVEFPLPSDGVGDVMDALRDAGLEEDEYTVMATAETAATPNMELLEQRYSDDFDPLTRKELRSKARDMARDKVSFVWMIFLSAIIATAGLLVDSPAVVVGSMVIAPFVGPVLTASVGAVTGDREMLRDSIVLQGVGVVIAIVTALAFGYFLQTFSFVPPLQITALGQISSRVSPSLLTVAVGLAAGSASAFGLTTKGPTSLIGVMIAAALIPAAATTGIAVVWGFPVIALGSLLLLLVSMVGINVAAFVTLRYLGYRPNGFDRDLFDPRESTSTAAFAIGVAVLLLIVGGVVVATYQQITYERTVNQEVSSVLDNQAYANLTYVSTNTEYGFTGGWFESESVTVTISRTSDREYPGLATRLERRLGAVTRQDPSVRVHFVDYQVSNGTVGSLGTPAGRAFA; encoded by the coding sequence GTGCGCCTGATACACGTCCTGATTCCGGAGGAGCGGCGCGGTCCAATCCTGGGCGCGCTCGACTCGAAGCAGATCGACTACGCCGTGCTCGAGACCGACGAGCGGACCGGCGAGGAGGTGCTCGTGGAGTTCCCCCTCCCGAGCGACGGGGTCGGGGACGTGATGGACGCGCTCCGGGACGCGGGCCTCGAGGAGGACGAGTACACCGTCATGGCGACCGCCGAGACCGCCGCCACGCCCAACATGGAGCTGCTGGAGCAGCGGTACTCCGACGACTTCGACCCGCTGACCCGGAAGGAGCTCCGGTCGAAGGCGCGGGACATGGCCCGCGACAAGGTGTCGTTCGTCTGGATGATCTTCCTGAGCGCCATCATCGCCACCGCGGGGCTGCTGGTCGACTCGCCGGCGGTGGTCGTGGGGTCGATGGTCATCGCGCCGTTCGTCGGCCCGGTTCTCACCGCGAGCGTCGGTGCGGTCACGGGCGACCGGGAGATGCTCAGGGACAGCATCGTGTTGCAGGGGGTCGGTGTCGTCATCGCAATCGTCACCGCGCTGGCGTTCGGCTACTTCCTCCAGACGTTCTCGTTCGTCCCGCCGCTCCAGATCACCGCGCTCGGCCAGATCAGCTCCCGGGTCTCGCCGAGCCTGCTCACCGTCGCGGTCGGTCTGGCGGCGGGGAGCGCCTCGGCGTTCGGCCTGACGACGAAGGGGCCGACCTCGCTCATCGGCGTCATGATCGCCGCGGCGCTGATTCCGGCCGCGGCGACCACCGGCATCGCCGTCGTCTGGGGGTTCCCCGTCATCGCGCTGGGGTCGCTGTTGCTCCTGCTGGTCTCGATGGTCGGCATCAACGTCGCCGCCTTCGTCACGCTCAGATACCTCGGCTACCGGCCGAACGGGTTCGACCGGGACCTGTTCGACCCCCGCGAGTCGACGAGCACCGCGGCGTTCGCGATCGGAGTGGCGGTGCTGCTCCTGATCGTCGGCGGCGTGGTGGTCGCGACGTACCAGCAGATCACCTACGAGCGGACCGTCAACCAGGAGGTGAGTTCTGTCCTCGACAACCAGGCGTACGCGAACCTCACGTACGTCTCGACCAACACCGAGTACGGGTTCACCGGGGGCTGGTTCGAATCCGAGTCGGTCACCGTCACCATCAGTCGCACGTCCGACCGCGAGTACCCCGGCCTGGCGACCAGGCTGGAGCGCCGACTGGGCGCCGTGACGAGGCAGGACCCGTCCGTCCGCGTCCACTTCGTCGACTACCAGGTCTCGAACGGGACCGTCGGGTCGCTGGGGACGCCGGCGGGCCGAGCGTTCGCGTGA
- a CDS encoding SIMPL domain-containing protein, with protein MSRGVLAAVGVAVLLLTAGCVGSIDPTGDASAQAVQPSDDGETISVAATGQAAAEPDQAVLQVAVLASGDDADAVRERLAENASRMSEALRRAGVGDDQIRTVAFSIDQEYRERDGDRVPVGFQGVHAFEITLSNASRAGAVLDVAVSNGADRVDGVELTLSEERRREVRAEALRDAMDNARADADVIAESANLTVEGVHSAATGDVSYSPIRAETLSADAGGQAATEIESGPVTVTAQVSVTYNATG; from the coding sequence ATGTCAAGGGGAGTACTCGCAGCGGTGGGTGTCGCAGTCCTGCTACTGACGGCGGGCTGCGTCGGGAGCATCGACCCGACGGGCGACGCCAGCGCACAGGCAGTCCAACCGAGCGACGACGGCGAGACCATCAGCGTCGCGGCCACCGGGCAGGCCGCGGCCGAGCCCGACCAGGCGGTGCTGCAGGTCGCGGTCCTCGCCAGCGGCGACGACGCCGACGCGGTCCGCGAGCGGCTCGCGGAGAACGCGTCGCGGATGAGCGAGGCGCTCCGGCGCGCCGGCGTCGGCGACGACCAGATTCGAACGGTCGCGTTCAGCATCGACCAGGAGTACCGCGAGCGGGACGGCGACCGCGTCCCCGTCGGCTTCCAGGGCGTCCACGCCTTCGAGATAACCCTGTCGAACGCGAGCAGGGCCGGCGCGGTGCTCGACGTGGCGGTGTCGAACGGCGCCGACCGGGTCGACGGCGTCGAACTCACGCTCTCCGAGGAGCGCCGGCGCGAGGTCCGGGCCGAGGCGCTCCGGGACGCGATGGACAACGCCCGCGCCGACGCCGACGTCATCGCCGAGAGCGCCAACCTGACCGTCGAGGGCGTCCACAGCGCGGCGACCGGCGACGTGAGCTACAGTCCGATTCGGGCCGAGACGCTCTCGGCCGACGCCGGCGGCCAGGCGGCGACGGAGATCGAATCGGGGCCGGTCACCGTCACCGCGCAGGTGTCGGTGACGTACAACGCGACCGGGTAG
- a CDS encoding TIGR00341 family protein, translating into MRLVQVSIPAGKRELVADVLDEEGVDYMLTDETSGREYTAIAYFPLPTAAVQPVLDKLQDAGLGEDPHAVIIDAETDVSRQYEELERRYSEENPDATTIAREEIRTEAREMTPEFPTFVAMTVISAVVATAGMLLDSPAVVVGSMVIAPLIGPAMGASVGTVLGDRQLFRRGVKYQFIGGFSAIAAATLFAVVVRYGFLVPPETDILGISQVSGRLTPDFLSLAVALGAGAAGVLSLASGVSVAIVGVMIAAALVPPAAAVGIAIAWWQPMAAVSSFVLVLVNILSINLAGLAVLWYLDYGPKNLFEHDQTRSALFKRAGVLVAAIGLLSLFLGGVTFATIQEAQFQNQVRQEAGDVLDGGAYDEARLFDMEFRGSGSLPFDQSQRVVVTVGRPPDTAYPDLAETLTRRINRNSGHRVAVQVRYVEYDGGTK; encoded by the coding sequence ATGCGGCTCGTGCAGGTTTCGATTCCGGCGGGAAAGCGAGAGCTGGTCGCCGACGTCCTCGACGAGGAGGGGGTCGACTACATGCTGACCGACGAGACCAGCGGCCGGGAGTACACCGCCATCGCCTACTTCCCGCTGCCGACGGCCGCGGTCCAGCCCGTCCTCGACAAGCTCCAGGACGCCGGGCTCGGCGAGGACCCCCACGCGGTCATCATCGACGCCGAGACCGACGTCTCGCGCCAGTACGAGGAGCTCGAGCGGCGGTACTCCGAGGAGAACCCCGACGCGACGACCATCGCCCGCGAGGAGATCCGGACCGAGGCCCGCGAGATGACCCCGGAGTTCCCCACGTTCGTGGCGATGACCGTCATCAGCGCCGTCGTCGCCACCGCGGGGATGCTGCTGGACTCGCCCGCGGTGGTCGTGGGGTCGATGGTCATCGCGCCGCTCATCGGCCCGGCGATGGGCGCCAGCGTCGGGACCGTCCTGGGCGACCGGCAGCTGTTCCGGCGGGGCGTGAAGTACCAGTTCATCGGGGGCTTCTCGGCCATCGCGGCCGCCACCCTGTTCGCGGTCGTGGTGCGGTACGGCTTCCTCGTCCCGCCCGAGACCGACATCCTCGGCATCTCGCAGGTCAGCGGCAGGCTCACCCCCGACTTCCTCTCGCTGGCGGTCGCGCTCGGGGCTGGCGCGGCGGGCGTGCTGAGCCTCGCGTCGGGGGTCTCGGTCGCCATCGTCGGCGTGATGATCGCGGCCGCGCTCGTCCCGCCGGCCGCCGCGGTCGGCATCGCCATCGCGTGGTGGCAGCCGATGGCGGCGGTGAGCTCGTTCGTCCTCGTGCTCGTCAACATCCTCTCGATCAACCTCGCGGGCCTCGCGGTGCTCTGGTACCTCGACTACGGGCCGAAGAACCTGTTCGAGCACGACCAGACCCGGTCGGCGCTGTTCAAGCGCGCGGGGGTCCTGGTGGCCGCCATCGGCCTGCTCTCGCTGTTCCTCGGCGGCGTCACGTTCGCCACCATCCAGGAGGCCCAGTTCCAGAACCAGGTCCGCCAGGAGGCCGGCGACGTGCTCGACGGCGGCGCGTACGACGAGGCCCGGCTGTTCGACATGGAGTTCCGCGGCAGCGGCAGCCTCCCGTTCGACCAGTCCCAGCGGGTCGTCGTCACCGTCGGCCGGCCGCCGGACACGGCGTACCCGGACCTCGCCGAGACGCTCACCAGGCGCATCAACCGCAACTCGGGCCACCGGGTCGCGGTCCAGGTGCGGTACGTCGAGTACGACGGTGGGACGAAGTGA
- the engB gene encoding GTP-binding protein EngB, with amino-acid sequence MFESRPDRSAEVVFVGRSNVGKSTLMRELTGHTFDTGSKPGVTRSPNHYDWASEDFVLTDLPGFGFMSGVPEERREQIKTDIVRYIEDNADDILVGVLVVDGKSAVDIIDRHSGEDEVPYDVEMFYFLRDVDIPVVVAVNKMDKVDDEDERLDALCDRLGLHPPWKQWRDTVAPISAKRGNIDALTEAVKDHLHEQQRDDLLKFFS; translated from the coding sequence ATGTTCGAGAGTCGCCCGGACCGGAGCGCCGAGGTGGTGTTCGTCGGCCGGTCGAACGTCGGCAAGTCGACGCTGATGCGCGAGCTGACGGGCCACACCTTCGACACGGGGAGCAAGCCCGGCGTCACCCGGTCGCCCAACCACTACGACTGGGCCAGCGAGGACTTCGTGCTCACCGACCTGCCGGGGTTCGGCTTCATGTCGGGCGTGCCCGAGGAGCGCCGCGAGCAGATCAAGACCGACATCGTCCGGTACATCGAGGACAACGCCGACGACATCCTGGTCGGGGTCCTCGTGGTCGACGGCAAGAGCGCGGTCGACATCATCGACCGCCACTCGGGCGAGGACGAGGTGCCCTACGACGTCGAGATGTTCTACTTCCTCCGGGACGTCGACATCCCGGTCGTGGTCGCGGTCAACAAGATGGACAAGGTCGACGACGAGGACGAGCGCCTCGACGCGCTCTGCGACCGCCTCGGCCTCCACCCGCCGTGGAAACAGTGGCGCGACACCGTCGCCCCCATCAGCGCCAAGCGCGGCAACATCGACGCGCTGACCGAGGCGGTGAAGGACCACCTCCACGAGCAGCAGCGCGACGATCTGCTGAAGTTCTTCTCGTAG
- a CDS encoding MEDS domain-containing protein — protein sequence MSEHPPPVAGAPLEPGLEALETSPEFRGPVERLDGHHCNDHFAQIYETDEERFAAAVPFARHGLESGECVMYVVDEGREAEVRAALGRGGVDVDAAVDSGALSLHTPRETYLRNGSFEPDEMVEFYGDTVAAADAEYEGLRIVAETSWLDGDRITYEQFMEYEAKVNRLFDAENCVALCQYDRTRFPPEFVRNIVRSHPHLIHDGAVSHNVYYTPPAEVFDDDPAREVDRMLGTLRERTEAKAQLQRRDRFLRELYEIAAGQDRSFEEKLDALFELGCEVFDLNFGFLNRVDSAADRIKIEYASDDHEHYEVGGELPLSETYCKAAVDIEAAASIADPAAEGYDDLFVYEELGVDGYFGTYIPVDGGADRTLAFVPAPDSESVSVSEEDRMHLELMGQWVGYELNRRQREQFLRECHEITSDPDHGFEAKLERLVELGCDRFGLDAGGLCRVNRESDFLEVETVIGDHDVLEPGLQADLSETYCQVPTATGAVADAAVSDPDGVTDPGPFEGTLGYEVFGIRTYLGTHLELDGAPNRTFWLVSNEPRDDPITDEERTFHRLMGQWVKYELERQQREQYQRELYEIAADPDRSFEAKLDALFDLGRERFGLDVGGIAKIDPETDLFEVEAVRGDHDHLIPGERYPLSETYCRLVTEDGETAAVTDPVDVGFEGQLCYDRFGVQTYLGNHLAVEGGTDRTFWFASTEPREAPITDEERTFVHLMGQWVKYELERRQRERQLERKNDRLESFASLLAHELRNPVTIGQIYGQQLEGEADPEAVEYVLEAFDRIEDMVDVLLILTRGREAVGECAPVDLAAAARDVWETVEAPDAALDVDLDRPMEADETYVSHLFRNLLENSVEHGGADVTVTVGDLGDGFYVADDGVGIPVEDREAVFDEGYTTAADNGGTGLGLAFVRKLAEVYEWDVSVTESESGGARFEFRNVD from the coding sequence TTGAGCGAGCACCCGCCGCCGGTCGCCGGGGCGCCGCTCGAACCGGGGCTGGAGGCGCTCGAGACGAGCCCGGAGTTCCGCGGTCCCGTCGAGCGCCTCGACGGCCACCACTGCAACGACCACTTCGCCCAGATCTACGAGACCGACGAGGAGCGGTTCGCCGCGGCCGTCCCGTTCGCCCGCCACGGCCTCGAGTCGGGCGAGTGCGTCATGTACGTCGTCGACGAGGGCCGCGAGGCGGAGGTCCGGGCGGCGCTCGGCCGGGGTGGCGTCGACGTCGACGCCGCGGTCGATTCCGGCGCGCTGTCGTTGCACACGCCGCGCGAGACGTACCTCCGGAACGGCTCGTTCGAGCCCGACGAGATGGTCGAGTTCTACGGCGACACCGTCGCCGCAGCCGACGCGGAGTACGAGGGGCTGCGGATCGTCGCCGAGACGTCGTGGCTCGACGGCGACCGCATCACGTACGAGCAGTTCATGGAGTACGAGGCGAAGGTCAACCGGCTGTTCGACGCCGAGAACTGCGTCGCGCTCTGCCAGTACGACCGGACCCGGTTCCCGCCCGAGTTCGTCAGGAACATCGTGCGCTCGCACCCCCACCTCATCCACGACGGCGCCGTCAGCCACAACGTCTACTACACGCCGCCCGCGGAGGTCTTCGACGACGACCCCGCCCGCGAGGTCGACCGGATGCTGGGCACGCTCCGCGAGCGGACCGAGGCGAAGGCCCAGCTCCAGCGCCGCGACCGGTTTCTCCGGGAACTCTACGAGATCGCGGCGGGTCAGGACCGCTCGTTCGAGGAGAAGCTCGACGCCCTGTTCGAGCTGGGGTGCGAAGTGTTCGACCTCAACTTCGGGTTCCTGAACCGGGTCGATTCCGCCGCCGACCGCATCAAGATCGAGTACGCCAGCGACGACCACGAGCACTACGAGGTCGGCGGCGAACTCCCGTTGTCCGAGACCTACTGTAAGGCCGCCGTCGATATCGAGGCGGCCGCGAGCATCGCGGACCCCGCCGCGGAGGGCTACGACGACCTCTTCGTCTACGAGGAGCTCGGTGTCGACGGCTACTTCGGGACGTACATCCCGGTGGACGGCGGCGCGGACCGCACCCTCGCGTTCGTCCCCGCCCCCGACTCGGAGTCGGTGTCGGTCTCCGAGGAGGACCGGATGCACCTCGAGCTGATGGGGCAGTGGGTCGGCTACGAGCTCAACCGCCGCCAGCGCGAGCAGTTCCTCCGCGAGTGCCACGAGATTACGTCCGACCCCGACCATGGGTTCGAGGCGAAACTCGAGCGGTTGGTCGAACTGGGGTGCGACCGATTCGGTCTCGACGCCGGCGGACTGTGTCGCGTCAACCGGGAGAGTGACTTCCTCGAAGTCGAGACGGTCATCGGCGACCACGACGTCCTCGAACCGGGGTTGCAGGCCGACCTCTCGGAGACCTACTGTCAGGTGCCCACCGCAACCGGCGCGGTGGCCGATGCCGCCGTCTCCGACCCGGACGGTGTGACCGACCCCGGCCCGTTCGAGGGCACACTCGGCTACGAGGTCTTCGGGATTCGGACGTACCTCGGCACCCATCTCGAACTCGACGGGGCACCCAACCGCACGTTCTGGCTCGTGTCGAACGAACCGCGTGACGACCCGATCACCGACGAGGAACGGACGTTCCACCGGCTGATGGGGCAATGGGTGAAATACGAACTCGAACGCCAACAACGCGAGCAGTACCAGCGCGAACTGTACGAAATCGCGGCCGACCCCGACCGTTCCTTCGAGGCGAAACTGGACGCACTGTTCGACCTCGGGCGCGAGCGATTCGGCCTCGACGTCGGCGGCATCGCGAAGATTGACCCCGAGACCGACCTGTTCGAGGTGGAGGCGGTCCGCGGCGACCACGACCACCTCATCCCGGGCGAACGATATCCGCTGTCGGAGACGTACTGTCGACTGGTGACCGAGGACGGCGAGACCGCGGCCGTGACCGACCCCGTCGACGTGGGGTTCGAAGGCCAGCTCTGCTACGACCGGTTCGGGGTGCAGACGTACCTCGGAAACCACCTCGCGGTCGAGGGCGGGACCGACCGGACGTTCTGGTTCGCCTCGACCGAGCCGCGCGAGGCGCCGATCACCGACGAGGAGCGCACGTTCGTCCACCTGATGGGCCAGTGGGTCAAGTACGAACTGGAGCGCCGCCAGCGCGAGCGCCAGCTCGAACGGAAGAACGACCGGCTCGAGAGCTTCGCCAGCCTGCTCGCCCACGAGCTGCGCAACCCCGTCACCATCGGCCAGATATACGGCCAGCAGCTCGAGGGCGAGGCGGACCCGGAGGCGGTCGAGTACGTCCTGGAGGCGTTCGACCGCATCGAGGACATGGTCGACGTTCTGCTGATACTCACCCGGGGCCGCGAGGCGGTCGGCGAGTGCGCCCCGGTCGACCTCGCGGCCGCGGCCCGCGACGTCTGGGAGACGGTCGAGGCGCCCGACGCCGCCCTCGACGTGGACCTCGACCGGCCGATGGAGGCCGACGAGACGTACGTCAGCCACCTGTTCCGGAACCTCCTCGAGAACTCGGTGGAGCACGGCGGGGCGGACGTCACCGTCACGGTCGGCGACCTGGGAGACGGATTCTACGTGGCCGACGACGGCGTCGGCATCCCGGTCGAGGACCGCGAGGCGGTCTTCGACGAGGGGTACACGACCGCCGCCGACAACGGCGGCACCGGGCTCGGGCTGGCGTTCGTCCGGAAGCTCGCGGAGGTGTACGAGTGGGACGTCTCGGTGACCGAGAGCGAGTCGGGCGGCGCGCGCTTCGAGTTCCGGAACGTCGACTGA